One Candidatus Angelobacter sp. genomic region harbors:
- a CDS encoding DUF4145 domain-containing protein translates to MKCPHCLTDFHDAPSVELLGTDSDGEWAIVKRTCSACKRLILHLVEGPFSEYRGYYEGVAGALDQLRVEYLVRPKAANRPPAPPEVPSKFADDYKESCLVLADSPKASAALSRRCLQRLLREVAKVKPGNLANEIQEVIDSGKLPSYIVESIDAVRNIGNFAAHPMKSQASGEVLPVEQGEADWNLDVLESLFDFYFVQPAILKKKRDALNQKLQTAGKPAMK, encoded by the coding sequence ATGAAATGTCCCCATTGTCTCACCGATTTTCACGACGCTCCCTCTGTTGAATTGCTTGGGACGGATTCGGACGGTGAATGGGCCATTGTTAAGCGTACGTGCTCTGCGTGTAAGCGACTGATTCTTCATCTTGTGGAGGGGCCATTTAGCGAATACCGCGGTTATTATGAGGGAGTTGCGGGCGCACTAGATCAACTCCGAGTCGAATACCTTGTAAGACCCAAAGCAGCTAATCGCCCGCCGGCACCGCCCGAAGTGCCTTCCAAGTTCGCTGATGACTACAAAGAGTCTTGCCTCGTACTTGCCGATAGCCCGAAAGCTAGCGCGGCATTAAGCCGCCGATGCCTCCAGCGTTTACTTCGCGAAGTAGCGAAAGTGAAACCGGGCAATCTCGCCAATGAGATTCAAGAAGTCATCGATAGCGGAAAACTTCCTTCTTACATCGTCGAATCAATTGACGCCGTCAGAAATATAGGAAATTTCGCCGCCCATCCCATGAAAAGCCAAGCGAGCGGCGAAGTGTTGCCTGTTGAACAGGGAGAAGCAGACTGGAACCTAGACGTTTTGGAATCCCTATTCGATTTTTACTTCGTTCAACCAGCGATCTTGAAGAAGAAACGAGACGCGCTAAATCAGAAACTCCAAACGGCTGGTAAGCCGGC